A stretch of DNA from Streptomyces gobiensis:
CGGAGCTGGCCGAGTACCGGGAACAGGTCCAGATCTACCATTCCCTGTGGAGCCCGGACGCGGCCCGCAACTCCGCGATACGACGCCCCCTGACGGGCGATTACCGGTATGTCACGGTGGACAGCCGCGGCACCGAACTCTCCCTGCCGTCCAGCCTTATCGCCATGATCGACCAGATCTTCACCGGCGATCTGCGGGAACGGCTCGGCATCGAAATGCCGGTGAGTGACATCAGCGTGTTCGATCTGCCCGCTGTCGCCGCCTACGTTGTCGATCGGGGCCTGCGTTCATATTTTGAGCCAACGATCCTTACCGGCCGCAACAAAGCGCGGGACTTGGGCGAGGCGCCGCCCGCCGCTCTCGCCGCGAGCGCCCCACTACTGGTGCGCACCCTGTGTGGATTCCGCAATGTCCATCAGCCCACCGTGAAATATGTGGAGCACCGGGCCGGCAACGGCTTCGCGGCCAGCCCGGGTATGGGGGTGGACACCTCGGATCTCTGGTCCATGGGAGTCCTCGGTCCCTTGATGATCGACGAAGGCGACGACGGACTCTTCTCGGCGGTGCACTCTCCGCTGATGGCCTATGCCAACTATGTGCATATCACCGGATGCAAGTGCAATGACTTCGCCGCTGAGCTGGCCCGTGACAGGGAAACCATCGCTGCCCGCTGGCGGGAGATCAGCGCGGTGATGCCGTCCGGTGGCATCCGGCGGGAGGAGCTGCGGACGAGGCTGCGCGGCGGCGGGATCGGGTGACCGGGCGACGTACCGCCGCCTCCGCACAGCGGGTGACGGTGAGAGCGCGCGTCGTCGGCGGGATATACAACGACGACTGGCTGGAACGCTATGACAGTGTCGCCAACGAAGACGCGGCGATACTCCGGGCTGAGCTGGACGCTGTTGAGGCGTGGTTCAAGCGCCGGGTGGGTGGGATCGGTGAGCGTGTGGCCCAGCACCTCGATCTGGGCACCTGCACGGGTCGCTACCTGCGCTGGGGTATCTCCCGGGGATTCACCTCGGCACACGGGATCGACAAGTCGCGGGCCGCCGTAGCCCGGTGCCGGGCGATGCTCGGCCACGGCCCCATTCAGGTTCACCACGCGGACTTTCTCGACACCGCGGTCTTCAGCTCGCTGTTGCGCCGTCAGGGCCCTTTTGACCTGGTCACCATGATGATGGGAACCATCAATCACCTGGCGGCTGAAGAGCAGCACCAGGTGGTACACGCCCTCGTACCGGCGTTGTCCAGCCAAGGCCATGTGGTGATCTCGTCATGGCGCCCGGGGGCTTGCGCCCTCTCGCTGTACTCCCGGGCGGATCAACGGAGTCTGGGACTGTCAGGGTTCGCCGTGCGGCTGGACGCCGACCGGGTGGGCGAGTTCGGGATACGACTGGCAGAGCGGATGTTCACCCCCTGGCACGAGATACGGGTGTACGAGCCCTGCGGGGCGTAGCGCCGGGATGCGGAACTGGCCAAGCTCCGTGCGGTACTCCCAGTCTTCGCCGTCCTTGAAAAGGCGGCGGTCAGCCGCCGTTCAGCCGCTGTTGATCTGTGGGGGGCGGGGCCAGGGTAGAAGTGGTGGCGGTATGATACGGAGGTGCTGCGGCGAGGAATCGATACAGCCGGAGGCATGTCGCCCGATCGAGGGAGGCGTACTGAAGGAGACACCGTCGCGTGCACCAGTCCGACGGCTGAATTTTGCCCTCCGTATGGACTGATGAGCGGAGCGTGGCGTTTACTGGCCCCCCATATCTCACGTCTGACCAACGGGAGAGGGGGTGACATGCCGGAGACGGCTCGACAACGGATGGCGGCCAGGGGCGAAGTGACTGTGTGGGGGAGTACCGCGTTGCGAGGCGAGCGTACGGAATGGATGGCGGTGCGGCAGCGTCAGCCGCCGCCAGCGGAGAGTGCCGCGGATCGGCCCGCGGCGCTGCGGGCCGCGGTGTCCCGGCTCCGCCGTGCGCTCGCTGGTTATCCGGTCGAGCTGCCGGACCGGGAGATCGCCGAAGAGCAGCTGGCCGCGCTGGACATCATGGCCGCATCGGGTGAGCTCGACCCCGCCCGGCTGCGTCACTCGCTGCTGCTGGTGGTCTCGGCCATGGGCTCCATCAGCGCCCTGGCCGACCCCCTGGCAGAGGTCCGAACCGCAGTAGGCCTCTTCAGCGGCCCCCCACACCAGCGCTAACCGTCCCACCGCGCCGGGGGCACCCACCCAAGCCGCACCGGCGAACCCGAGGCCTGGGGCGAAGCCCCGATATGCGGCGGAGCCGCATATCGGTACAGCCGGGAAGGGGCGGGTCCTGAGGACGAACCGTCCTCAGCCTCTGTCCGAGCCGGTGTTCGTGAGCGCCGTGGACAGCTCCTGGGCAACCTCCTGCAGCACCGGCACAATCTTGTCCGTCGCCGCGTCCGTCACCCGGCCCGCCGGGCCGGAGATCGATACAGCCGCGTCGGTAGGGGAGTCAGGTACCGGCACGGCGATGCAGCGCACGCCGACTTCCTGCTCATTGTCGTCGAACGCGTACCCCCGCTGCCGGGTGAGCTCAAGCGCTTCCAGGAAGCCCTCGGGAGTGGTGATGGTGCGCTCGGTGGCGGCAGGCATACCCGTACGGGCCAGCAGTGCCCGTACCTCATCGGCCGGGTGGTGGGCGAGCAGAGCCTTGCCGACGCCGGTGGAGTGCGGCAGCACCCGGCGCCCCACCTCGGTGAACATCCGCATGGAGTGACGTGAGGGCACCTGGGCGACGTAAACGATCTCATCGCCGTCGAGCAGCGCCATATTCGCTGTCTCGCCGGTCTCCTCGACCAGCCGGTTCAGATAGGGCCGGGCCCAGGTGCCCAGCAGCCGGGACGCGCTCTCGCCGAGCCGGATGAGCCGGGGCCCCAGCGCGTAGCGGCGGTTAGGCTGCTGGCGTACATAGCCGCAGGCGACGAGGGTGCGCATCAGCCGGTGGATGGTGGGCAGCGGCAGACCGCTGCTGCTGGAGAGCTCACTCAGCCCGACCTCACCGCCGGCGTCGGCCATCCGCTCCAGCAGGTCGAAGGCGCGTTCGAGGGACTGCACGCCTCCAGTCGCTGCGGGGGCGGTGCTGGTCTTGCGCTCGGACAGCGGCACGTGGCGTCTTCCTTTCGGGCGGGTGTGGCGCATGCTACCGGTCCGTCGGGGACTCCACAGCGCCTGTCACATGGGGTTCCGGTGGCTTGACCGGCTCCCGGCCGGATGGCGGGGGTGTGCTCTTGGTGATAGCTACCTTCTGTACTGCGAAATATTACTTCCATTCTATGGAATCCTCCAAGTCGCGATCCCTGGCTTCCCGGGTGAGGCTGAAGGGTCTTGACGGGGATGGGTCGAAAGTGAAGACTCTTCAACAGAACGTTGAATTCCACAGTGTGGAATGCGTGGAATGCAGAGGAACGTGGAGAAAAAGGAGGGCCGGTTGTCCGCCACCCAGACCGGTGCAGAGCAGCCCGGCGCAGAGCTCGTACTGCGCTCAACGTGTGTCATCACCCCCGAGGGGGCGCGCGCCGCGTCCGTCGTCGTCGCGGATGGCCGTATCACGGCCGTACTGCCGCATGACAGCGCGGTTCCCGACGGCGCACGGCTGGTGGACGTCGGCGACGACGCACTGCTCCCCGGGCTCGTCGATACGCACGTGCATGTCAATGACCCCGGGCGCACCGAGTGGGAGGGTTTCTGGACGGCCACCCAGGCCGCCGCGGCCGGAGGTATCACCACCCTCCTCGATATGCCGCTCAACAGCCTGCCGCCCACCACCACCGTCGAGCATCTCGCGACCAAGCGGGACGTCGCCCGGAGCAAGGCACATGTGGACACCGGCTTCTGGGGCGGCGCCATTCCGGGCAATGTGAAGGATCTGCGTCCGCTGCACGAGGCGGGGGTCTTCGGCTTCAAGTGCTTCCTCTCTCCCTCCGGCGTTGAGGAGTTCCCGGAGCTGGGACCGGCGGAGCTGGAAGCCGCCATGACAGAGATCGCGGGCTTCGACGGGCTGCTCATCGTGCATGCCGAGGATCCGCACCAGTTGGAACGGGCCCCGCAGGCCGAGGGCCCGAAGTACGCCGACTTTCTCGCCTCCCGGCCGCGCGACGCCGAGAACGACGCCATCGCCCGGCTGATCGCGCTCGCCAGGAAGCTGGACGCCCGGGTGCATGTGCTCCACCTCTCCTCCTGCGACGCGCTGCCGCTTATCGCGGAAGCCAGACAGGCGGGCGTCAAGCTGACCGTGGAGAGCTGTCCGCACTTCCTCACCCTCACCGCCGAGGAAGTCCCTGACGGCGCCACCGAGTTCAAGTGCTGTCCGCCCATCCGCGAGAAGGAGAACCAGGACGCGCTGTGGGCGGGCCTGGCCGATGGAACGATCGACTGTGTCGTCTCCGACCACTCGCCCTGCACCACCGACCTCAAGGTTCCCGACTTCGGCCAGGCCTGGGGCGGAATCTCCTCCCTGCAGCTCGGTCTGCCCGCCATCTGGACCGAGGCCCGCCGCCGCGGCCACACCCTTCAGGACGTGGTCCGCTGGATGTCCACCGCCCCGGCCGAGCTGGCGGGACTGACCCGCAAGGGCGCCATCGAGGTCGGCCGGGACGCCGACTTCGCCGTCCTCGCCCCCGACGAGACCTTCACCGTGGACCCGGCCGAGCTGCACCACCGCAACCAGGTCACCGCCTACGCGGGCAAGACCCTGCACGGCGTCGTACGGTCCAGCTGGCTGGGCGGCAGACAGATCACCGACCACGGTCGTACGACCCAGAAAACCGGCCGACTCATCGAGAGGACAACTGCATGACCGCGGCGCAGAGCCAGCCCGAACTGGCCCGATTCACCGGTGACGCCCAACCGTACGGCGGCGGCGACCCGTACGCCGACTACCGCACCGCCGCTTTCCCGTTCACCCACCTTGCCGATCTGGCTGACCGTCGGCTGGGCGCCGGTGTCATCGCCGCGAACGATGAGTTCTTCGCCCAGCGCGAGAACATGCTCATCCCCGAGCCCGCCGAGTTCGACCCCGAGCACTTCGGTCACAAGGGGAAGATCATGGACGGCTGGGAAACCCGCCGTCGCCGGGGCGTCAGCGCCGAGCAGCCGCACCCGACGGATGAGGACCACGACTGGGCGCTGGTGCGGCTGGGAGCCCCGGGCGTCATCCGGGGCATCGTCGTCGACACGGCCCACTTCCGTGGCAACTATCCGCAGGCTGTCTCCATTGAGGCGACCGCCGCCCCCGGCTCCGCCTCGCCCGAGGACCTGCTGGCCGACGACAAGAAGTGGACGACCGTCGTCCCGCGGACCGCCATCGGCGGCCATGCCGCCAATGGCTTCGCCGTCGACGTCGAACAGCGCTTCACACATCTGCGCGTCAAGCAGCATCCGGACGGTGGTATCGCCCGGCTGCGGGTATACGGCGAAGTCGCCCCCGACCCGGCCTGGCTCGCCGCGCTCGGCACCTTCGACGTTGCCGCGCTCGAGAACGGTGGCGCCGTGCAGGACGCCTCCGACCGCTTCTACTCCCCGGCCACCAATACGATCCAGCCGGGCCGTTCCCGCAAGATGGACGACGGCTGGGAGACCCGCCGCCGCCGTGACAAGGGCAACGACTGGATCCGCTACTCGCTCACCGAGCAGGCCGTGATCCGTGCCGTCGAGATCGACACCGCCTATCTCAAGGGCAACTCGGCCGGCTGGGCCGCCCTGGTGGGCCGGGACGGCGAGGACGGCGAGTGGGTCGAACTGCTGCCGCGCACCCGGATGCAGCCCGACACCGTCCACCGCTTCCTGCTGACGGACGCGCCCGCGGTGACCCACGTCCGCATCGACATTTTCCCGGACGGCGGTATCTCCCGGCTGCGCCTCTTCGGCTCGCTGACGCCGGACGGCGCCGCCCGCCTCAACGCCCGCCACCAGGAACTGGGCGGCGACCAGTAGGACCGCGGCCCCCCCGTTGTGGGCACTCGCAGCCCCGCGAGGGGCTGTGGGTGGGCACAACACCGGCCACCGGCCCGCACCGGGCCACCCCCGGGGCCCCGGGGCGAAGCCCCGGTTTCCGGGAAGGGGCGGGCTTAGGGGAAACCCACCCGCCCGCCCCGGGGCGAAGCCCCGCCACGCGGCGGAGCCGCATATCGGCACAGCCGGGAAGGGGCGGGCTTAGGGGAACCCGCCCGCCCCGGGGGGAGGGGAGCCCCGCTACGCGGCGGCCGCGGGCCCGCGTTACGCGGGCACCGTGACCGGGCGCCCCTCCCGGCGGGACTGCTCACAGGCCTCCGCGACCCGCAAAGCGTGCAGCGCCTCCCGCCCATCGCACGGATTGCCGATCTCACCCCGTACGACCTGGATGAAGGCCGCCAGCTCAGCCTCGTAGGCCGGAGCGAATCGCTCCAGGAAGCCCTGCCAGGGCTTGCCCTCGGCCGGGATCGCCGTTGGCTCCACGGAGGTCAGGGGCGTCCGGGCGTCGACGCCGACGGCGATCTGGTCGCGTTCTCCGGCCAGCTCCATCCGGACGTCGTAGCCCGCGCCGTTCACCCGGGTGGCCGTGGCGGTGGCCAGCGTGCCGTCGTCCAGGGTGAGCACGGCGGCCGCGGTGTCGACATCCCCCGCTTCCTGGAACATCGCCGGGCCTGCGTCGGAGCCGACGGCGTAGACGGAGACCACCTCGCGGCCCGTCACCCAGCGCAGTATGTCGAAGTCATGGACCAGGCAGTCGCGGTAGAGCCCCCCGGAGAGCGGCAGATAGGCCGGGGGCGGCGGCGCCGGGTCGGAGGTGACGGCGCGAACGGTGTGCACCCGGCCCAGCCGGCCGGAGCGCACCGCTTCACGGGCGGCCGTGTAGCCCGCGTCAAAGCGTCGCATAAAGCCGATCTGCAGGACCGTACCGGCGGCTTCCACCTCCGCCAGGACCCTGAGGGTGCCCTCGAGATCGATGGCGATGGGCTTTTCGCAGAAGGTGGGCAGCCCGGCCTGGGCCGCCGCGCTGATCAGTTCGGCATGGGAGGCCGTGGCGGAGGCGATCACCACCGCGTCGGGCTCCTCGGCGAGCAGATCAGCGGGGGAGGGGAGGGCGGTGGCGTTCAGAGGCGCCGCGACCTCGGCGGCGCGGGCCGCGTCCGCGTCGGCGACGAGCAGTCCGGTCACCCCGGGGAGGGAGCGGAGCGTACGAGCGTGAAAGGAGCCGATGCGGCCCGTTCCGATGAGTCCAATTCGCATGCCCCCACGCTGACCCCTGCGGACAGGTGATGTCAACGTTTTGTCCTGACATTCAAACTTTCCACTTCCCGTGCCGGAGCCTGGGGGCTAGGCTCACCCTGTGGCGAAGAATGAAGTGGCTGACCTCCAATTCAGCGTGGACCGCAGTAGCCCGGTGCCGCTGTACTTCCAGCTCTCTCAGCAGCTCGAAACCGCCATCGAGCAAGGCAAGCTCTCCCCTGGCAGTCTGCTCGGCAATGAGATCGACCTCGCCGGGCGGCTTGGTCTCTCCCGCCCCACCGTGCGGCAGGCGATACAGGCCCTGGTCGACAAGGGACTGCTGGTCCGCCGCCGGGGCATCGGCACCCAGGTGGTGCACAGCCAGGTCAAACGCCCCCTTGAGCTGAGCAGCCTCTACGACGACCTGGAGGCCGCCGGACAGCGTCCCGCCACCCAGGTGCTGCGGCTGGAGACCGAGGAGGCCACCGCCGAGGTCGCCGCGGCCCTCGGGGTCGCCGAGGGCACCGAGGTTCGCCTCATCGAGCGGCTCCGGCTGACCCATGGCGAGCCCATGGCCTATCTGCGCAACCACATCCCCGTTGATCTGCTCAACCTGGACAGCGCCGAGCTGGAGACCACCGGGCTCTACCGGCTGATGCGGGGAGCCGGAATCACCCTGCACAGCGCCCGCCAGTCGGTTGGCGCCCGAGCCGCCAGCGCCACAGAGGGCGACCTGCTGGGCGAGGTGGAGGGCGCGCCGCTGCTCACCATGCAGCGCACCACCTACGACGACACCGGCAAGGCGGTCGAGTACGGCTCGCATATGTACCGGGCCTCGCGCTACTCCTTCGACTTCCAACTGCTCGTACGCGGCTGACCAACCGCTGACCAACCCCCGCGCAGCGCCCGCGCAGCACCCGTGCGACCCCGCCGAGCAGCGGTAACGGATACTTGTGCGGCCGGGCCCGGCCATCACCCCCAGGTGCCCCGGCGAAAACCGGATCCGTATCGGGAGGGCAAGACCGAGTGGCCAGCGTGGAGAGATATCGCAGGAGCGCACGGACCAGGGCGGCCGTGATCGCGGCCACGCTGGCACTGGCCGTACCCCTGGCGGGCTGCAGCAGCACCGGCGGCAAACGGGCCGAGGAGAAGCGGGCGCAGGCCGCTGGGGGACAGTCCGCGGTGGACACGCCCCGGTGGAAGTTCGCCATGGTCACCCACTCCGGAGACGGCGACACCTTCTGGGACATCGTGCAGAACGGCGCCAAGCAGGCAGCCGTCAAGGACAACATCGAGTTCCTCTACTCGCACGACAAGGAGGCGGGCAAGCAGGTCCAGCTCGTGCAGACCCGGATCGACCAGAAGGTCGACGGGCTGATCGTCACGCTCGCCAAGCCGGACGCGATGAAGGCGGTCGTGCAGAAGGCGGTCAGAGCGGGCATACCGGTGATCACCATCAACTCGGGCCAGGATCTGTCCAAGGACTTCGGCGCGCTCGCCCATATCGGCCAGGACGAGGTCACGGCGGGCGAAGCCGTTGGCGAGGAGCTGAATGAGCGCGGCCGTAAGAAGGCCGTCTGTGTCCTGCATGAGCAGGGCAACGTCGGCCATGAGGAACGCTGCGACGGGGTACGGAAGACCTTCGGCGGCACCGTGCAGAACCTCTATGTCGACGGCACCAATATGCCCGGCGTCGAGTCCTCCCTGGAGGCCAAGCTCCAGGCGGACAGTGTCATCGACAGCATCGTCACCCTCGGTGCCCCGTTCGCACCGACCGCTGTCAAAGCCGCCGAACAGGCGGGCAGTAAGGCGGAGGTGGCCACCTTTGACCTCAATGCCCAGGCAGTCAGGGGACTGCGGGACGGCAGCATCGGCTTCGCCGTGGACCAGCAGCCGTATCTGCAGGGCTATGAGGCCATCGACCTGCTGTGGCTCTACAAGTACAACGCCGACATGCTCGGCGGCGGTCAGCCGGTCCTCACCGGCCCGCAGATTCTGACCCGGCAGGACGCCGCCGCCCTGGAGAAGTACACCTCCCGGGGGACCCGATGACGACGGACACCGCCGAAGCCCCGGCGCCAGCGGTGGACGAGCGGCTTGTCCACCGCTCACTGCCGCACAGACTGCTCGGCCGCCCCGAGCTGGGCGCGGTCGTCGGCGCCGTAGCGGTGTTCCTCTTCTTCGCGGTCACCGCCGACAGCTTTCTGCGGATGGCCAGCCTCTCCACCGTGCTGTACGCCTCCTCCACCATCGGCATCATGGCGGTGCCGGTGGCGCTGCTGATGATCGGTGGGGAGTTCGACCTCTCCACGGGCGTCATGGTGACGACATCGGCGCTGGTCTCCTCGATGTTCAGCTACCGGATGACCGCCAACGTCTGGGTCGGCGTCGCGGTGTCGCTGCTGGCCACCCTGGCGATCGGCGTTTTCAACGGCTGGATGCTCACCCGCACCAAGCTGCCGAGCTTCATCATCACCCTCGGCACCTTTCTGATGCTGACCGGTCTCAATCTCGGTTTCACCAAGCTGATCAGCGGCACTGTCTCCACCAAGAGCATCGGCGATATGGACGGCTTTGCGTCGGCCCGCGCGCTGTTCGCCTCCCAGCTGAGCCTCGGCGGCGTCACGCTGCGGATCACCGTCGTCTGGTGGCTGGTGCTCATCATGGTGGCCACCTGGATTCTGCTGCGCACCCGCGCGGGCAACTGGATCTTCGCGGTCGGCGGCGGCGCGGACGCGGCTCGCGCGGTCGGTGTCCCCGTCGCCGGAACCAAGATCGGCCTCTATATGGGGGTAGCCCTCTGCGCCTGGATCTCCGGCCAGCATCTGCTGTTCAGCTATGACGTCGTACAGTCCGGCGAGGGCGTCGGCAACGAGCTGATCTATATCGCCGCGGCCGTCATCGGCGGCTGTCTGCTCACCGGCGGCTACGGCTCCGCGGTCGGCGCGGCCGTCGGCGCCCTGATCTTCGGCATGGCCAGCAAGGGCATCGTGTACGCCCAGTGGGACCCGGACTGGTTCAAGTTCTTCCTGGGGGCGATGCTGCTGCTCGCCACCCTGCTCAACGCATGGATCCGTAAGCGGGCGGAGGCCAGCGCATGACCCACGAGAAGCTCACCGGGCCCACGCTGGTCTCGCTGGCGGACGTCAGCAAGTTCTACGGCAGCGTCCGCGCCCTGGAGGGGATCTCGCTGGACGTCCGGGCCGGTGACGTCACCTGTGTCCTGGGCGACAACGGAGCCGGTAAGTCCACGCTCATCAAGATCATCTCTGGGCTGCACCAGCAGACTCGCGGCAGCTATCGCATCGCGGGCGAGGAAGTCTGTCTGGGTTCCCCGCGCGAGGCCCTGGACCGGGGTATCGCCACCGTCTACCAGGACCTCGCCGTGGTTCCGCTGATGCCCGTCTGGCGGAACTTCTTCCTCGGCTCCGAGCCGCGCAAGGGCTGGGGCCCGTTCCGCCGGATGGACACGGCGCGGATGCGCCGCATCACCCGCGGCGAGCTGCTGCGGATGGGAATCGACCTGCGCGATGTGGACCAGCCGATCGGCACCCTCTCGGGTGGTGAGCGGCAGTGCGTCGCCATCGCCCGCGCGGTGTACTTCGGCGCCAAGGTGCTCGTCCTCGACGAACCCACCGCCGCCCTGGGCGTCAAGCAGTCCGGCGTCGTACTGAAGTATGTCGCCGCCGCCCGGGACGCCGGTCTCGGCGTCGTCCTGATCACCCACAACCCGCACCACGCCTACCTCGTCGGTGACCGCTTCATCCTGCTCAAGCGCGGCGCGATGGCGGGGAGCTACGCCAAGGACGAGATCGGTCTCGATGAGCTCACCCGTCAGATGGCGGGCGGCAGTGAACTGGAACAGCTCAGCCACGAGCTCGAGCGCGCCCCCGCTCCCGAGCACTTCGGCAGCGATACGTAAGGCACAATCGAGCTGATGAGTACGTACCGTGACCGCACGCACCGAAGCTCCGCCAGAGCCACCGTGCTGCGTACCGTCGCCACCCGTGAGCGGCGCTCCTACCTGTCCGCGCCGCGCGTGCCCACCGTGGGCATCGACATCGGCGGTACGAAGGTGATGGCGGGAGTCGTCGACGCGGACGGCACCATCCTGGAGAAGGTCCGCACCGAGACCCCGGACAAGTCCAAGAGCCCCCAGGTCGTCGAGGACACCATCACCGAGCTCGTGCTCGACCTCTCCGACCGGCACGATGTCCACGCGGTGGGCATCGGAGCCGCCGGCTGGGTCGACGCCGACCGCTCCCGGGTGCTCTTCGCCCCGCATCTGTCCTGGCGCGACGAACCGCTGCGCGAAGCCCTCCAGGCACGGCTCGCGGTCCCGGTCATGGTCGACAACGATGCCAACACCGCCGCGTGGGGCGAGTGGCGCTTCGGCGCGGGCCGGGGCGAGGACCACCTCGTCATGATCACCCTGGGTACCGGCATCGGGGGCGCCATACTCGAGGACGGCAAGGTCAAGCGGGGCAAGTACGGGGTCGCGGGTGAGTTCGGCCATATGCA
This window harbors:
- the alc gene encoding allantoicase, which produces MTAAQSQPELARFTGDAQPYGGGDPYADYRTAAFPFTHLADLADRRLGAGVIAANDEFFAQRENMLIPEPAEFDPEHFGHKGKIMDGWETRRRRGVSAEQPHPTDEDHDWALVRLGAPGVIRGIVVDTAHFRGNYPQAVSIEATAAPGSASPEDLLADDKKWTTVVPRTAIGGHAANGFAVDVEQRFTHLRVKQHPDGGIARLRVYGEVAPDPAWLAALGTFDVAALENGGAVQDASDRFYSPATNTIQPGRSRKMDDGWETRRRRDKGNDWIRYSLTEQAVIRAVEIDTAYLKGNSAGWAALVGRDGEDGEWVELLPRTRMQPDTVHRFLLTDAPAVTHVRIDIFPDGGISRLRLFGSLTPDGAARLNARHQELGGDQ
- a CDS encoding DUF5955 family protein, which encodes MRGERTEWMAVRQRQPPPAESAADRPAALRAAVSRLRRALAGYPVELPDREIAEEQLAALDIMAASGELDPARLRHSLLLVVSAMGSISALADPLAEVRTAVGLFSGPPHQR
- a CDS encoding sugar ABC transporter substrate-binding protein, encoding MIAATLALAVPLAGCSSTGGKRAEEKRAQAAGGQSAVDTPRWKFAMVTHSGDGDTFWDIVQNGAKQAAVKDNIEFLYSHDKEAGKQVQLVQTRIDQKVDGLIVTLAKPDAMKAVVQKAVRAGIPVITINSGQDLSKDFGALAHIGQDEVTAGEAVGEELNERGRKKAVCVLHEQGNVGHEERCDGVRKTFGGTVQNLYVDGTNMPGVESSLEAKLQADSVIDSIVTLGAPFAPTAVKAAEQAGSKAEVATFDLNAQAVRGLRDGSIGFAVDQQPYLQGYEAIDLLWLYKYNADMLGGGQPVLTGPQILTRQDAAALEKYTSRGTR
- a CDS encoding class I SAM-dependent methyltransferase, whose product is MTGRRTAASAQRVTVRARVVGGIYNDDWLERYDSVANEDAAILRAELDAVEAWFKRRVGGIGERVAQHLDLGTCTGRYLRWGISRGFTSAHGIDKSRAAVARCRAMLGHGPIQVHHADFLDTAVFSSLLRRQGPFDLVTMMMGTINHLAAEEQHQVVHALVPALSSQGHVVISSWRPGACALSLYSRADQRSLGLSGFAVRLDADRVGEFGIRLAERMFTPWHEIRVYEPCGA
- the allB gene encoding allantoinase AllB produces the protein MQRNVEKKEGRLSATQTGAEQPGAELVLRSTCVITPEGARAASVVVADGRITAVLPHDSAVPDGARLVDVGDDALLPGLVDTHVHVNDPGRTEWEGFWTATQAAAAGGITTLLDMPLNSLPPTTTVEHLATKRDVARSKAHVDTGFWGGAIPGNVKDLRPLHEAGVFGFKCFLSPSGVEEFPELGPAELEAAMTEIAGFDGLLIVHAEDPHQLERAPQAEGPKYADFLASRPRDAENDAIARLIALARKLDARVHVLHLSSCDALPLIAEARQAGVKLTVESCPHFLTLTAEEVPDGATEFKCCPPIREKENQDALWAGLADGTIDCVVSDHSPCTTDLKVPDFGQAWGGISSLQLGLPAIWTEARRRGHTLQDVVRWMSTAPAELAGLTRKGAIEVGRDADFAVLAPDETFTVDPAELHHRNQVTAYAGKTLHGVVRSSWLGGRQITDHGRTTQKTGRLIERTTA
- a CDS encoding ATP-binding cassette domain-containing protein; protein product: MTHEKLTGPTLVSLADVSKFYGSVRALEGISLDVRAGDVTCVLGDNGAGKSTLIKIISGLHQQTRGSYRIAGEEVCLGSPREALDRGIATVYQDLAVVPLMPVWRNFFLGSEPRKGWGPFRRMDTARMRRITRGELLRMGIDLRDVDQPIGTLSGGERQCVAIARAVYFGAKVLVLDEPTAALGVKQSGVVLKYVAAARDAGLGVVLITHNPHHAYLVGDRFILLKRGAMAGSYAKDEIGLDELTRQMAGGSELEQLSHELERAPAPEHFGSDT
- a CDS encoding ROK family glucokinase, with protein sequence MSTYRDRTHRSSARATVLRTVATRERRSYLSAPRVPTVGIDIGGTKVMAGVVDADGTILEKVRTETPDKSKSPQVVEDTITELVLDLSDRHDVHAVGIGAAGWVDADRSRVLFAPHLSWRDEPLREALQARLAVPVMVDNDANTAAWGEWRFGAGRGEDHLVMITLGTGIGGAILEDGKVKRGKYGVAGEFGHMQVVPGGHRCPCGNRGCWEQYSSGNALVREARELAAADSPVAYSIIERVKGNIAEITGPLITELAREGDAMCVELLQDIGQWLGIGIANLAAALDPSCFVIGGGVSAADELLIDPAREAFRRHLTGRGYRPEARIAQAQLGPEAGMVGAADLARLVARRFRRANRRRLERYERYERAAANLRLAPRGRTVDR
- a CDS encoding IclR family transcriptional regulator, yielding MPLSERKTSTAPAATGGVQSLERAFDLLERMADAGGEVGLSELSSSSGLPLPTIHRLMRTLVACGYVRQQPNRRYALGPRLIRLGESASRLLGTWARPYLNRLVEETGETANMALLDGDEIVYVAQVPSRHSMRMFTEVGRRVLPHSTGVGKALLAHHPADEVRALLARTGMPAATERTITTPEGFLEALELTRQRGYAFDDNEQEVGVRCIAVPVPDSPTDAAVSISGPAGRVTDAATDKIVPVLQEVAQELSTALTNTGSDRG
- a CDS encoding ABC transporter permease encodes the protein MTTDTAEAPAPAVDERLVHRSLPHRLLGRPELGAVVGAVAVFLFFAVTADSFLRMASLSTVLYASSTIGIMAVPVALLMIGGEFDLSTGVMVTTSALVSSMFSYRMTANVWVGVAVSLLATLAIGVFNGWMLTRTKLPSFIITLGTFLMLTGLNLGFTKLISGTVSTKSIGDMDGFASARALFASQLSLGGVTLRITVVWWLVLIMVATWILLRTRAGNWIFAVGGGADAARAVGVPVAGTKIGLYMGVALCAWISGQHLLFSYDVVQSGEGVGNELIYIAAAVIGGCLLTGGYGSAVGAAVGALIFGMASKGIVYAQWDPDWFKFFLGAMLLLATLLNAWIRKRAEASA
- a CDS encoding GntR family transcriptional regulator, which produces MAKNEVADLQFSVDRSSPVPLYFQLSQQLETAIEQGKLSPGSLLGNEIDLAGRLGLSRPTVRQAIQALVDKGLLVRRRGIGTQVVHSQVKRPLELSSLYDDLEAAGQRPATQVLRLETEEATAEVAAALGVAEGTEVRLIERLRLTHGEPMAYLRNHIPVDLLNLDSAELETTGLYRLMRGAGITLHSARQSVGARAASATEGDLLGEVEGAPLLTMQRTTYDDTGKAVEYGSHMYRASRYSFDFQLLVRG
- a CDS encoding Gfo/Idh/MocA family protein; amino-acid sequence: MRIGLIGTGRIGSFHARTLRSLPGVTGLLVADADAARAAEVAAPLNATALPSPADLLAEEPDAVVIASATASHAELISAAAQAGLPTFCEKPIAIDLEGTLRVLAEVEAAGTVLQIGFMRRFDAGYTAAREAVRSGRLGRVHTVRAVTSDPAPPPPAYLPLSGGLYRDCLVHDFDILRWVTGREVVSVYAVGSDAGPAMFQEAGDVDTAAAVLTLDDGTLATATATRVNGAGYDVRMELAGERDQIAVGVDARTPLTSVEPTAIPAEGKPWQGFLERFAPAYEAELAAFIQVVRGEIGNPCDGREALHALRVAEACEQSRREGRPVTVPA